One window from the genome of Gadus morhua chromosome 16, gadMor3.0, whole genome shotgun sequence encodes:
- the LOC115561659 gene encoding pannexin-1 has translation MAIAHVATEYVFSDFLLKDPTQARYQNIRTELAVDKMVTCVAVGLPLLLISLAFAQEVSVGTQISCFAPSNFSWRQAAYVDSYCWASVHTHALPLWLHKFFPYILLLVAVLMYTPALFWRFTAAPLLQSDLGFIMEELDRCYNRAVTLAKRMATHDLPSSDGDPTDGCFMYPLVEKYLVTKRCSRGVLVRYLVCRGATLLILLCACVYLGYYLRLASLTDEFGCSLRTGLLVDDPTVPEKVQCKLIAVGVFSLLCLVNLVLFSALVPVVIYAGLRPLLCIGNASFLDTYQSLPTVSVLPRPGGQWDDLALYLLFLEENLSELKSYKYIKVLELLKRRGECSGEDFDSMGLLQTLCLVKMDAVDGKKAPRGADKRADLGAPSPNGSPGLPGPTNTPSPGGVPSREGSKTGSVADSTGQETEMQEFTRLLRTDSHVIGGSQLP, from the exons ATGGCGATCGCTCATGTCGCCACCGAGTACGTGTTCAGTGACTTCCTGCTGAAGGACCCGACCCAGGCACGCTACCAGAACATCCGCACAGAGCTGGCCGTGGACAAGATGGTGACCTGCGTGGCGGTGggcctgcctctcctcctcatctcgcTCGCCTTTGCACAGGAAGTGTCCGTCG GAACTCAGATCAGCTGCTTCGCTCCGTCTAACTTCTCGTGGAGACAGGCGGCCTACGTGGACTCGTATTGCTGGGCCtcggtgcacacacacgcactgcccCTGTGGCTGCACAAG TTCTTCCCCTACatcctgctgctggtggccgTGCTGATGTACACGCCGGCGCTGTTCTGGCGCTTCACGGCCGCGCCCCTGCTCCAGTCGGACCTCGGCTTCATCATGGAGGAGCTGGACCGCTGCTATAACCGAGCCGTCACCCTGGCCAAGCGCATGGCCACGCACGACCTGCCCTCATCTGACGG tgacCCCACCGACGGCTGCTTCATGTACCCCCTGGTGGAGAAGTACCTGGTGACCAAGCGCTGCTCCCGGGGGGTGCTGGTCCGATACCTGGTGTGTCGCGGAGCCACGCTGCTCATCctgctgtgtgcgtgcgtgtacctgGGCTACTACCTGCGGCTGGCCTCCCTCACCGACGAGTTCGGCTGCTCGCTGCGCACCGGCCTCTTGGTGGACGACCCCACAGTCCCGGAGAAGGTGCAGTGCAAGCTGATCGCCGTAGGGGTCTTCTCCCTGCTCTG TCTCGTCAACCTGGTGCTGTTCTCGGCGTTGGTTCCCGTGGTCATCTACGCCggtctccgccccctcctctgcatCGGAAACGCCAGCTTCCTGGACACGTACCAATCGCTGCCCACCGTCAGCGTTCTGCCCCGGCCCGGCGGCCAATGGGACGACCTGGCTCTGTACCTGCTCTTCCTGGAAGAGAACCTCAGTGAACTGAAGTCTTACAAGTACATCAAG gtgttgGAGCTGCTGAAGCGCAGGGGGGAGTGTTCCGGCGAGGACTTTGACAGTATGGGGCTGCTGCAGACGCTGTGCCTGGTGAAGATGGATGCGGTTGACGGCAAGAAGGCCCCGAGAGGCGCTGATAAACGGGCCGACCTCGGCGCCCCCAGCCCCAACGGCAGCCCCGGCCTGCCGGGCCCGACCAACACCCCCAGCCCCGGTGGCGTGCCCAGCAGGGAGGGGTCGAAGACGGGCTCGGTGGCCGACAGCACCGGCCAGGAGACAGAGATGCAGG AATTCACTCGATTGCTCCGAACAGACAGCCATGTGATTGGCGGAAGCCAACTGCCGTAG